One region of Streptomyces davaonensis JCM 4913 genomic DNA includes:
- a CDS encoding DMT family transporter: protein MSALALSVLLSLVSAVAYAGGAIVQEHVAVSTTGQQQYAPLRRPTWWAAVALNGLGGLLHVVALAFGPLSLVQPLGALTIVFALPMAALFVGRKAGSTAWRGAIMATVGLAGLLSLVGASESQSLDTAQRTGVALVTAGAVVTLMIAGRAAHRHPVVRSVLLATASGIAFGMSSVFTKIVAVDWNGGVTAGDLPSLATIGVFATAGLLLSQAAYRGAGLAAPLAVLTVVNPVIAAAVGITMFGETFRYGTTGTALALSCGVVAAGGLILLTTERIERTQPRTQPKPGLPAVPAPAAELAPAEELRIVLPEQPSTRIPAPAPAPAPQDPALTPSSSSPHLYGPFYGGPYVPMPVLDRHRTRIKS, encoded by the coding sequence ATGAGCGCCCTCGCGTTGTCCGTGCTGCTGTCGCTCGTCTCCGCCGTCGCCTACGCGGGCGGAGCGATCGTGCAGGAGCACGTCGCGGTGTCCACGACCGGACAGCAGCAGTACGCACCGCTGCGCCGGCCGACCTGGTGGGCCGCGGTGGCGCTCAACGGCCTCGGCGGTCTGCTGCACGTGGTGGCCCTCGCCTTCGGACCGCTGAGCCTGGTCCAGCCGCTGGGCGCCCTCACCATCGTCTTCGCGCTGCCCATGGCGGCCCTCTTCGTCGGCCGCAAGGCCGGGTCGACCGCCTGGCGCGGCGCCATCATGGCGACCGTCGGTCTGGCCGGTCTGCTCTCCCTGGTCGGCGCCTCCGAGTCGCAGTCCCTCGACACCGCCCAGCGCACCGGCGTGGCCCTGGTCACCGCGGGCGCCGTGGTGACCCTGATGATCGCGGGCCGGGCGGCCCACCGGCACCCGGTCGTGCGCAGCGTGCTGCTGGCGACCGCGTCGGGTATCGCCTTCGGTATGTCCTCGGTGTTCACGAAGATCGTCGCGGTCGACTGGAACGGCGGGGTGACGGCGGGCGACCTGCCGTCGCTGGCCACCATCGGCGTGTTCGCCACGGCCGGACTGCTGCTGTCGCAGGCCGCATACCGCGGCGCGGGACTCGCCGCCCCGCTGGCGGTGCTGACCGTCGTGAACCCGGTGATCGCGGCCGCGGTCGGCATCACGATGTTCGGCGAAACCTTCCGCTACGGCACGACCGGCACCGCGCTCGCGCTGAGCTGTGGCGTGGTCGCGGCGGGCGGTCTGATCCTGCTGACGACGGAGCGCATCGAACGCACCCAGCCTCGCACCCAGCCGAAGCCGGGACTCCCCGCGGTGCCGGCCCCGGCCGCGGAACTGGCCCCGGCCGAGGAGCTGCGGATCGTGCTCCCGGAGCAGCCGAGCACCCGGATTCCGGCCCCTGCCCCTGCCCCTGCCCCGCAGGACCCGGCACTGACCCCGAGCAGCTCCTCCCCGCACCTGTACGGCCCGTTCTACGGCGGACCGTACGTCCCGATGCCGGTGCTTGACCGGCATCGGACCCGCATCAAATCCTGA
- a CDS encoding transglycosylase family protein, with product MAVRGRHRRYQPKRINRASLTVTAGGAGMAIPLIGTGTAQAADVETWDKVAACESTNDWNINTGNGYYGGLQFAQSTWEAYGGTRYAPRADLATKDQQIAIAEKVLDGQGPGAWPVCSVQAGLTRGGDTPELKTSVPDVRPQTTPQSRAGKAEMYTVVRGDTLSTIADEQDVRGGWQRLYDANRQTVGADPDLILPGQRLALGGKSATKTTSTAAKSKQERATSEKKSPPEKRSTPEKKKPEKQSSNKTRTMVSPVSAPTGTPYHKAGSSWSQGYHTGVDFPVATGTSVLSVAQGTVVNAGWEGSFGYEVVIRHADGRYSQYAHLSAISVKSGQQVGAGQRIGRSGSTGNSTGPHLHFEVRTGPGFGSDIDPVAYLRAGGVRI from the coding sequence ATGGCCGTACGCGGCCGGCACCGCCGGTATCAGCCGAAAAGGATCAACCGCGCCTCGCTCACCGTCACCGCGGGCGGTGCCGGGATGGCGATCCCGCTCATCGGCACCGGTACCGCGCAGGCGGCGGACGTGGAGACCTGGGACAAGGTCGCCGCGTGCGAGTCGACCAACGACTGGAACATCAACACCGGCAACGGCTACTACGGCGGGCTCCAGTTCGCCCAGTCCACGTGGGAGGCGTACGGCGGCACCCGGTACGCGCCGCGCGCCGACCTCGCCACCAAGGACCAGCAGATCGCCATCGCCGAGAAGGTCCTCGACGGGCAGGGTCCCGGCGCCTGGCCGGTCTGTTCGGTGCAAGCCGGGCTCACCCGGGGCGGCGACACCCCCGAGCTGAAGACGTCCGTCCCCGACGTGCGGCCGCAGACCACTCCGCAGTCCCGGGCCGGCAAGGCCGAGATGTACACGGTGGTGCGCGGTGACACGCTGTCCACGATCGCCGACGAGCAGGACGTACGGGGCGGCTGGCAGCGGCTGTACGACGCCAACCGGCAGACCGTCGGGGCGGATCCGGACCTGATCCTGCCCGGGCAGCGGCTGGCTCTCGGAGGCAAGTCCGCCACGAAGACGACCTCGACGGCCGCCAAGTCGAAGCAGGAACGGGCCACTTCCGAGAAGAAGTCCCCTCCGGAGAAGAGGTCCACTCCGGAGAAGAAGAAGCCCGAGAAGCAGTCCTCGAACAAGACCAGGACCATGGTCTCCCCGGTCAGCGCGCCCACCGGCACGCCGTACCACAAGGCGGGTTCCTCCTGGTCGCAGGGTTACCACACCGGCGTCGACTTCCCGGTCGCCACCGGCACCTCCGTGCTCTCGGTGGCCCAGGGCACGGTGGTGAACGCGGGCTGGGAGGGCTCCTTCGGCTACGAGGTGGTGATCCGGCACGCGGACGGCCGCTACTCCCAGTACGCCCATCTGTCGGCGATCTCCGTGAAGAGCGGCCAGCAGGTCGGCGCGGGCCAGCGGATCGGCCGCTCCGGTTCCACGGGCAACAGCACGGGCCCGCATCTGCACTTCGAGGTGCGGACCGGGCCCGGTTTCGGGTCGGACATCGACCCGGTGGCCTACCTGAGGGCAGGCGGCGTCAGGATTTGA